A region of Anopheles merus strain MAF chromosome 2R, AmerM5.1, whole genome shotgun sequence DNA encodes the following proteins:
- the LOC121588066 gene encoding uncharacterized protein LOC121588066 isoform X2, translating to MAEVKIKTKEGIKKLRLFIVGGNRQPLLGREWMRALNYDWIKILHGKQYTVDKIIESSNTQNGLKAILDEFPAVFLDTIGKIEGVKASLHSKNGANPTFLKARPLPFSIRDTMEEELKNMVDKGILVKVERSEWATPIIPVRKTGKKVRLCGDYKLIINKGLLIDDFPLPTIDELFANMSEGKKFSKLDLAQAYLQMEIREKDQHLLTLNTHMGLYQPTRLMYGVASATAIFQREITSILQGIPGVTVFLDDVKITAPNDTEYLQRLREVLKRFNDHNMRVNLKKCEFLEDKIEYCGYMIDKKGIHKLQGKIDAIENMPRPENKEQVRALLGLVNYYGRFMKNLSTHMYPINNLLKDEVAFERSPDCEKAFAWMKAEMQSKQALTHYDTKLPLILATDASPYGVGAVLSHVYADGSENPIQYASQTLTKTQQIYTQIDKEAYAVIFGIKKFFKYLYGRKLILVTDIKPLTQIWSPQKGLPTLSAMRMQHYAVFLESFNFEIL from the coding sequence ATGGCTGAAGTGAAAATCAAGACAAAAGAAGGAATAAAGAAACTACGATTGTTCATAGTTGGGGGCAATAGGCAACCATTGTTGGGTCGCGAATGGATGAGAGCCTTAAATTACGATTGGATTAAAATCTTGCATGGTAAACAGTACACAGTggataaaattattgaatCATCGAATAcccaaaatggtttaaaagcAATATTAGACGAATTTCCTGCCGTATTTTTGGACACAATAGGAAAAATAGAAGGTGTCAAAGCATCTTTGCATTCGAAAAATGGGGCAAACCCAACGTTTCTTAAAGCGCGGCCTCTTCCATTTTCTATTCGTGATACAATGGAAGAGGAATTAAAGAACATGGTGGATAAAGGCATACTAGTTAAGGTAGAGAGAAGCGAATGGGCGACCCCAATAATACCAGTTAGGAAAACGGGTAAAAAAGTAAGACTGTGCGGAGATTATAAACTAATAATTAACAAAGGGCTATTAATTGATGATTTCCCTCTGCCCaccatcgatgaactttttgcaaacatgagtgaaggaaaaaaattctCAAAGCTCGATTTAGCCCAAGCATACTTACAAATGGAAATCAGGGAGAAAGATCAACACCTACTAACGCTGAATACGCACATGGGACTTTATCAACCAACTAGGCTTATGTATGGGGTAGCCTCTGCCACAGCCATATTTCAAAGAGAAATAACTTCAATTCTACAAGGTATACCAGGAGTAACAGTATTCTTAGATGACGTTAAAATAACAGCCCCAAATGATACGGAATATTTACAAAGATTACGAGAAGTACTAAAACGGTTTAATGATCACAATATGCGAGTAAACTTAAAGAAATGCGAATTCTTAGAAGATAAGATTGAATACTGCGGCTACATGATAGACAAGAAAGGAATCCATAAATTACAAGGCAAAATAGATGCGATAGAAAATATGCCAAGACCAGAAAACAAAGAGCAAGTACGCGCACTGTTAGGTTTGGTAAATTATTACggaagattcatgaaaaaccTTAGCACACACATGTACCCAATCAACAATTTACTTAAAGATGAGGTTGCTTttgaacggtctccagactgTGAGAAAGCTTTCGCATGGATGAAAGCAGAAATGCAATCGAAACAAGCGCTTACACATTACGATACAAAACTACCATTAATATTAGCCACGGATGCATCGCCTTACGGCGTGGGTGCAGTATTAAGTCACGTTTACGCAGATGGAAGTGAAAATCCAATACAATATGCGTCGCAAACCCTTACAAAGACTCAGCAAATATATACACAGATTGACAAAGAAGCGTACGCCGTAATTTTTGGcataaaaaagtttttcaaatatctATACGGTCGAAAATTAATACTAGTAACAGATATCAAGCCATTGACACAGATTTGGTCCCCACAAAAAGGGCTTCCGACACTCTCAGCTATGCGCATGCAACACTACGCAGTATTTTTAGAATCATTTAACTTTGAAATCCTTTGA
- the LOC121588065 gene encoding prolyl 4-hydroxylase subunit alpha-1-like: MEAKLFFFAIGWWLCCYHPWTNVHGEYYSSVEQMRKLLKLEESLVTSLGQYIKLHEQKIEFLHRQRDLLEKELKKGLKDDIEYSSNPVSAFLMVNRLVNDWERLRAFMDMDVGAKLQNTTEMPTHEDLIGVVEGLARLQDMYELNAKEMASGKLLDRTIGRQLKTAECYEIGNKLTAAKSYRHAVSWLRESLRLWTMDSPGVSKVEVMNALSYALSHQGEYEEALELTQKVLKLQPDNQRALNSKEPLEKWIEYKKQHGLPPPVPEPYAKNYPSLCRGDDQRPTKELARLRCRYEHNRTPFLRISPLKLQEVNHDPIIVMYHDVISNKEIDAIISISKPLMHRSMVGDDHEKAVSKTRTSSNAWLDDVMHPVVRTISQRTEDMTNLAMTAAERLQVGNYGIGGHYLPHYDYAVPEEGKEVYPSIGKGNRIATVMYYLSDVAIGGATVFPQLGLGVFPQKGSAIFWYNLHANGTVDHRTLHGACPVFVGSKWVGNKWIHERGQEFRRSCELDPKV; the protein is encoded by the exons ATGGAAGCAAAactgtttttctttgccattGGCTGGTGGTTGTGTTGCTACCATCCATGGACGAATGTTCATGGAGAATACTATTCTTCTGTAGAACAGATGCGGAAGCTACTCAAGCTCGAAGAATCACTGGTTACCAGTCTTGGACAGTATATTAAACTGCATGAACAAAAGATCGAGTTTCTCCATAGGCAGCGCGATCTGCTGGAGAAAGAGTTGAAGAAAGGATTGAAAGATGATATAGAGTATTCTTCGAATCCGGTAAGTGCCTTTCTGATGGTAAACCGCCTTGTCAACGATTGGGAGCGTCTTCGTGCCTTCATGGACATGGATGTTGGTGCAAAGCTACAAAACACTACGGAGATGCCGACACATGAAGATTTAATAGGAGTGGTTGAAGGGTTGGCTCGTTTACAGGATATGTACGAACTCAATGCAAAAGAAATGGCAAGTGGCAAACTACTTGATCGGACTATTGGTCGCCAGCTAAAAACAGCGGAATGTTATGAAATAGGAAATAAACTAACGGCTGCAAAAAGCTATCGCCATGCGGTCAGTTGGTTAAGGGAATCTCTGCGTTTGTGGACGATGGATAGTCCTGGAGTAAGTAAGGTGGAGGTCATGAACGCTCTTTCCTACGCACTATCCCATCAAGGAGAGTACGAAGAAGCGTTAGAACTGACACAAAAAGTACTAAAACTACAGCCAGATAACCAGCGCGCTCTCAATAGTAAGGAACCGCTCGAAAAATGGATCGAGTATAAGAAACAGCACGGTTTGCCACCGCCAGTACCAGAGCCTTATGCAAAAAATTATCCCAGTCTATGCCGGGGAGACGACCAACGGCCTACTAAAGAATTGGCCAGATTACGTTGCCGCTACGAACATAATCGGACACCTTTTCTGCGAATTTCACCGCTTAAATTGCAAGAAGTAAATCATGATCCAATAATTGTTATGTACCACGATGTGATATCTAACAAGGAAATCGATGCAATTATCAGTATTTCCAAGCCGTTGATGCACCGTTCAATGGTGGGTGATGATCACGAGAAGGCTGTTTCTAAAACGCGCACCAGTAGCAATGCCTGGCTCGATGATGTTATGCATCCAGTTGTACGTACTATCTCCCAACGTACAGAAGATATGACCAATCTAGCCATGACGGCGGCCGAAAGGCTGCAGGTCGGAAATTATGGAATCGGTGGACACTATTTACCTCATTACGATTATGCTGTTCCTGAAGAAGGCAAAGAGGTTTATCCTTCCATTGGAAAGGGTAATAGAATAGCCACCGTTATGTActat CTTAGTGACGTAGCTATTGGCGGTGCAACAGTTTTCCCACAGCTCGGATTAGGTGTTTTCCCTCAAAAAGGATCCGCAATATTCTGGTATAATTTGCACGCAAATGGCACGGTCGATCATCGTACATTACATGGCGCATGTCCAGTTTTTGTAGGCTCTAAATGGG TTGGAAACAAATGGATTCACGAGCGTGGACAAGAATTCCGCCGTTCCTGTGAACTTGATCCAAAGGTTTAA
- the LOC121588066 gene encoding uncharacterized protein LOC121588066 isoform X1 → MTAKKTAAQASDAVAAIGNNEVGDKVVLKRKITLINGVGIIVGTIIGSGIFISPTGVFVFTRSVGSSLVIWTLSGILSTLGALCYAELGTCITRSGGDYAYLLVAFGPLVGFLRLWMALLIIRPTTQAIVALTFAQYAVRPFFEDCEAPESAVRLLAAVCLCFLTAINCISTKWAMKIQDVFTIAKLTALVSIILAGIYFMATESLDNFQNPWEGEYALSSLAYAFYSGLFAFGGWNYLNFVTEELENPYKNLPRAIWIAMPMVTGIYVFVNMAYFAVVSRQEMLASIAVAVSFGNRMFGSVAWLIPIFVALSTFGGVNGILFTSARLFSTGAQEGHLPAWFSLVHVDRQTPIPALIFTCITSIIMLLSANVFVLINYFSQILWLSVAASIAGLLWLRISKPNMPRPIKVNLALPIIFLICCLGLVLLPSFTEPFNLLVGLAITLSGVPIYYVCIVWRSNKQTKNQLMQWIERGCQILFNAAFVDCHHDRKREREFSEMQTSIEDKSVSH, encoded by the exons ATGACTGCAAAGAAAACTGCAGCTCAAGCATCGGATGCCGTGGCAGCCATCGGTAACAACGAAGTGGGGGATAAGGTTGTACTGAAACGAAAAATTACACTTATCAATGGAGTTGGCATCATTGTGGGAACAATTATCGGTTCCGGTATCTTCATTTCGCCAACTGGAGTATTTGTTTTTACCAG GTCAGTCGGTTCCTCCTTGGTTATCTGGACGCTGAGTGGAATCCTGTCGACGCTGGGAGCCCTGTGCTATGCTGAACTGGGCACATGCATCACGCGTTCCGGTGGAGACTATGCGTACTTGCTGGTCGCTTTCGGGCCACTTGTTGGATTTCTGCGTCTCTGGATGGCACTGCTAATTATTCGCCCAACAACACAG GCTATCGTCGCATTAACTTTTGCACAGTACGCAGTCAGACCGTTTTTCGAAGATTGTGAAGCTCCAGAAAGTGCTGTGCGACTTCTGGCAGCTGTATGTCTCTGTTTTCTCACGGCTATTAACTGCATTTCAACGAAATGGGCAATGAAGATACAGGATGTATTTACCATAGCCAAGCTTACTGCCCTAGTTTCCATCATCCTGGCAGGCATTTATTTTATGGCAACCGAGTCACTCGATAATTTCCAAAATCCTTGGGAAGGAGAATATGCGCTATCCAGCCTTGCGTATGCTTTTTACTCCGGACTGTTCGCTTTTGGAGGATGGAACTATCTTAACTTTGTTACAGAAGAGCTTGAAAATCCTTACAA AAATCTTCCCCGTGCTATTTGGATAGCGATGCCTATGGTCACTGGTATCTACGTTTTTGTCAACATGGCTTATTTTGCGGTAGTATCGAGGCAGGAAATGCTTGCATCAATTGCCGTCGCTGTATCGTTCGGCAATCGGATGTTTGGCTCTGTCGCTTGGCTGATACCAATATTTGTGGCTCTCAGTACCTTCGGTGGAGTTAATGGAATATTATTCACCTCGGCTCGTCTTTTCTCTACTGGTGCACAAGAAGGACATTTACCAGCCTGGTTTTCACTAGTTCATGTCGACCGGCAAACCCCAATACCGGCGCTTATTTTTACCTGCATCACTTCCATAATCATGCTGCTTTCTGCCAATGTTTTCGTTCTGATCAACTATTTCAGCCAAATCCTCTGGCTTTCTGTTGCCGCCAGTATCGCCGGTTTGCTGTGGCTAAGAATTTCAAA ACCTAACATGCCGAGACCTATTAAAGTTAATTTAGCTCTGCCAATCATATTTCTCATCTGTTGCCTGGGATTGGTGCTGCTTCCGTCGTTCACTGAACCATTCAACCTACTAGTTGGTCTGGCGATTACTTTGTCCGGTGTTCCTATTTATTATGTGTGTATCGTATGGCGCagtaacaaacaaactaaaaaccAGCTCATGCAATGGATTGAACGGGGTTGTCAAATTCTGTTTAATGCAGCCTTTGTGGACTGTCACCACGACCGTAAACGGGAGAGAGAATTTTCTGAAATGCAGACCAGTATCGAAGACAAAAGTGTAAGTCACTAA